A single region of the Fusarium fujikuroi IMI 58289 draft genome, chromosome FFUJ_chr05 genome encodes:
- a CDS encoding related to regulatory protein wetA has protein sequence MASWTLPYRVEAVDRDPGFYWQDIDNGPNDGSNDFFGQFLNFDGEIPSSMADPHGHNPSMPALANGLILDHPAESTASASSGVSTTEDEFDFFSCSSQVDATIPSQPASSAVASASHEVDPRSLALASAVGLTDEKPPLVPRVSMSDPELPRVDGISLHSSPGKRVPISQPSSPTPPNTMARKPNKFVEALSSTIRKASKLRKPKKLVAIDRPGSPTMDNPPRALRLQHHEYSNGNDAFPPSPTCRPDSTNFVHGLCDDPFSEIPQPPPNNSLRFFSANGIHTPAESPGVKTEPGLYHPDMAGQVPQSAWQHQQHPHSHPHPHQHPHPHPHPHPHPHPHPHPHPHPHPHPQAHVHPNPHQQPVTVVGAAPETWPGQEYMAQNPHQSGWWDLNLLNQNGEYAVADPQQQKNASLNLAMHAQHAELPYEYQIHDPNSAGLMIHMPQPRNASAPSHDLSLNTQTYLPPPPIPPTSERHRPPRAPSSGARHLSCSPIRKTRQPSIPPTPATAHSRHSSNGSVASARSASGRGIVPGTPTAMRKQRRSRDASGSSGGGSEIGFVNFTPSDGGLLMTGVAPSGSSKTKARREREAMERRRRLSEAAMKAVQAAGGDVDKLMEQGFAF, from the coding sequence ATGGCCTCTTGGACCTTGCCCTATCGGGTTGAAGCTGTCGACCGCGACCCAGGCTTCTACTGGCAGGATATCGACAATGGACCCAACGATGGATCAAACGACTTCTTCGGTCAGTTTCTCAACTTTGATGGCGAAATCCCATCTTCTATGGCCGATCCACACGGTCACAACCCATCAATGCCGGCCCTAGCCAATGGACTTATCCTCGACCATCCCGCCGAGTCCACTGCATCTGCCTCATCAGGCGTTTCAACAACTGAAGATGAGTTCGATTTCTTCTCCTGCAGTTCCCAGGTCGACGCGACAATCCCCTCTCAGCCAGCCTCATCCGCTGTCGCAAGTGCATCGCATGAGGTCGATCCTCGAAGCCTCGCACTTGCGAGTGCTGTTGGACTGACGGACGAAAAGCCTCCCCTGGTACCTCGAGTTTCCATGTCGGACCCAGAACTGCCCCGAGTTGATGGCATTTCACTACACTCTTCACCTGGAAAGCGGGTGCCTATTTCAcaaccatcatcgccaacccCACCCAACACAATGGCCAGGAAACCCAACAAATTCGTCGAGGCACTCTCATCCACGATTCGTAAAGCCAGTAAACTTCGCAAACCGAAGAAGCTCGTTGCCATAGACCGCCCAGGCTCTCCTACCATGGACAATCCTCCCCGGGCCTTGCGACTGCAGCATCACGAATATAGCAACGGTAATGACGCATTCCCCCCATCGCCGACATGCAGGCCGGATAGCACCAACTTTGTTCATGGGCTTTGTGACGATCCCTTTAGTGAAATTCCTCAGCCGCCTCCAAACAACTCTCTCCGCTTTTTCAGCGCCAACGGAATCCACACACCAGCAGAATCCCCAGGAGTCAAGACTGAACCTGGCCTTTATCATCCCGACATGGCAGGACAGGTTCCTCAGTCAGCTTggcagcaccagcaacaccCGCACTCACACCCTCATCCACATCAGCATCCCCATCCACATCCCCATCCCCAtccccatcctcatcctcatcctcatcctcatcctcatcctcatcctcatccacagGCCCATGTTCATCCTAACCCACACCAGCAACCTGTTACTGTTGTGGGCGCTGCACCTGAGACATGGCCCGGGCAAGAGTACATGGCTCAAAATCCTCATCAAAGCGGGTGGTGGGATCTAAATCTTTTAAACCAGAATGGCGAGTATGCTGTAGCCGATCCGCAACAGCAGAAAAACgccagcctcaaccttgccatGCATGCCCAGCATGCGGAGTTGCCGTACGAGTACCAGATCCACGATCCCAATTCGGCTGGCCTCATGATCCATATGCCACAACCGCGAAACGCCTCGGCTCCTAGTCACGACCTTTCGTTAAACACCCAGACCTACCTCCCTCCACCGCCTATCCCTCCAACATCAGAACGCCATCGTCCGCCACGAGCCCCGTCTTCTGGAGCACGACACTTGTCTTGCTCTCCAATCCGTAAGACACGCCAGCCGTCCATTCCACCCACGCCCGCCACAGCACACTCGCGCCATAGCTCGAATGGGTCCGTCGCATCAGCTCGCAGCGCCTCAGGTCGAGGTATAGTACCGGGGACTCCCACGGCAATGCGCAAGCAACGACGGTCCCGAGATGCAAGCGGCAGCAGTGGAGGTGGCAGCGAGATCGGGTTCGTCAATTTTACTCCCAGCGACGGCGGTCTCCTAATGACAGGTGTCGCGCCGAGCGGCAGTTCTAAGACCAAAGCGCGAAGAGAGCGTGAGGCGATGGAACGGAGGCGACGATTAAGTGAGGCGGCCATGAAAGCGGTGCAAGCAGCAGGTGGCGATGTCGACAAGCTGATGGAACAAGGCTTTGCATTTTAA